The Triticum aestivum cultivar Chinese Spring chromosome 3A, IWGSC CS RefSeq v2.1, whole genome shotgun sequence genome includes a region encoding these proteins:
- the LOC123059951 gene encoding uncharacterized protein DDB_G0286299 — protein sequence MGRKRRQPSPPPPPPPEEESSADESSSAEEEEEEEEEAEATPATQNSPKPPSAATADDAEADADSSDESDEESSESGKIDAEAFELRQIASSKLESDAGEPTPPAKDKKKGKSLAEPSPSGTAKKAKAGAAEKALSELTPASEGKKKHKAQPEKTGPWTKLEKPGQPRRWTTEDEIKILEALVRHVKANGTQPGARELITAVGASLERKNVTKTEMYEKVRNIRQRYEKAVSTGALPEKDDDLRKFKLSEQVWGENAKQIAAATMAQNEAASSKSKKKGQTSKEKTEGYSKGGTAKETTASADETEGYSKSGTAKQATKEKADEDSKGGSSKKASTADTPAKSRKRGNQKEELEGDVKTGTTKETVDTTARNGGTSVRSKGVKSDKEKTDEDVENPTPKEAMGDAQNGGTHALFKKEGETHEEKMDTDANVRGMHKGFDELQKLYPNLTSYVEDIQAQHPCGETLKRAFEFMDDEKACALESKIKKQRVAELRIGMRRADTNKEVTNIFIGLLD from the coding sequence ATGGGCCGCAAGCGCcgccagccgtcgccgccgccgcccccgcctccgGAGGAGGAGTCTTCCGCCGACGAGTCCAgctcggcggaggaggaggaggaggaggaggaggaggcggaggccacCCCCGCGACCCAAAATTCCCCCAAACCCCCTtccgccgccacggccgacgacGCCGAGGCCGACGCCGATTCGTCGGATGAAAGTGACGAGGAGTCCTCCGAGTCGGGCAAGATCGACGCCGAGGCCTTCGAGCTGCGCCAGATCGCCTCCTCCAAGCTCGAATCCGACGCCGGTGAGCCCACGCCGCCGGCCAAGGACAAGAAGAAGGGTAAGTCTTTGGCGGAGCCCTCTCCGTCCGGCACGGCCAAGAAGGCAAAGGCCGGGGCGGCGGAGAAGGCACTCTCCGAGCTCACTCCTGCCAGCGAGGGTAAGAAGAAGCACAAGGCCCAGCCGGAGAAGACTGGGCCGTGGACCAAGCTTGAGAAACCCGGACAGCCCAGGCGCTGGACTACTGAGGACGAGATCAAGATCCTGGAGGCTCTTGTTCGCCACGTCAAGGCCAATGGCACCCAGCCGGGCGCTCGTGAGCTTATTACTGCGGTTGGTGCCAGCCTCGAAAGGAAGAACGTCACCAAGACGGAAATGTATGAGAAGGTGCGGAATATCAGGCAGCGATATGAGAAAGCGGTGAGCACGGGCGCTCTGCCAGAGAAAGATGATGACCTCCGCAAGTTCAAGCTCTCGGAGCAAGTGTGGGGAGAGAATGCAAAGCAGATCGCTGCAGCCACCATGGCTCAAAATGAGGCTGCTTCCTCAAAGAGCAAGAAGAAGGGGCAGACTAGCAAGGAGAAAACAGAGGGCTATTCAAAGGGTGGTACAGCAAAGGAGACCACTGCTAGCGCCGATGAAACAGAGGGCTATTCAAAGAGTGGTACAGCAAAGCAGGCCACCAAAGAGAAGGCAGACGAAGATAGCAAGGGCGGGTCATCAAAGAAGGCTAGCACTGCTGATACTCCTGCTAAGAGTAGAAAGCGGGGAAACCAAAAGGAGGAATTGGAAGGCGATGTGAAAACTGGCACTACAAAGGAGACCGTGGATACTACCGCTCGGAATGGTGGAACTTCGGTGAGGAGCAAGGGTGTAAAGTCTGACAAAGAGAAAACGGATGAAGATGTAGAGAACCCCACGCCAAAGGAGGCTATGGGTGATGCTCAAAATGGTGGCACCCATGCTCTGTTTAAGAAGGAAGGGGAAACTCATGAAGAGAAAATGGACACTGATGCTAATGTGAGAGGCATGCACAAAGGGTTTGATGAATTGCAGAAATTGTACCCCAACCTTACCTCTTATGTGGAGGACATCCAGGCCCAACATCCATGTGGGGAGACACTGAAGAGAGCATTTGAGTTCATGGACGACGAGAAGGCATGTGCTTTAGAATCCAAGATCAAGAAGCAAAGGGTAGCTGAGTTGAGGATAGGGATGCGCCGTGCTGACACAAATAAGGAGGTGACCAACATATTCATAGGACTGCTGGACTAA